The DNA window CACCTCGACACGCACGGAACCACCGTCTCGCACCCGGTGGATGGTGACCGTGCCGGCGCCGTGCTTGTGGGCGTTCTCCACGAGCGCCGCCAGGATCTGGGACAGGTCGCTGTCCGTCGTCATCGCGGTGAGCCCCTCGGTGCCGGTGGTGCGCAGCTTGCGGCCGGACTGGCCGAACAGGGGGCCCCACTCGTGGACGAAGCGTTCCAGCACACTGTCGACGTCGACCGGCTCCACCTCGGGGTTCTGGCTCCTGCGCGCCCGCCCCAGCAGGTGCTCCACGATCTCCACCAGCCGTTCGGTCTGCGCGAGTGCGGCTTCGCCCTCCTCACGCACCACCTCCGGGTTGTCGGCCTCCGCGATGAGCTCCTCCAGCCGCATGGACAGCGCGGTCAGGGGGGTGCGCAGCTGGTGCGAGGCGTCGGTGGCGAAATGCCGCTCCGTCGCGATCAGGCTCGTGATGCGTTCGGCGCTGCGGTCCAGCACCTCGGCGACCCGGTCCGCCTCCGGGATGCCGTAACGGTGGCCCTGGGGGGAGGCGACGCCGGACCCGAGCTGTTCGGCTGTGGACGCCAGGTCCACCAGCGGAAGGGTCAGCCGGCGAGCCTGCAGCACCGCCAAACCCACCGCGACCCCGATGGCCATCAGGGACAGGGACGCGATGCCGAGCCAGGCGCTGAAGACGTTGCTCTCCACCCGCTCGGTGTCCCGCCACACGTCGACTTCCGCCCCCTCGGCGCTCGTGGCGCTCGCGTGCAGTGTGTCCGGCGCGTCCGCGCCGTGCGGGTCGATCTCCCACCCGCCGGTGCTGACCGGATCCTGCTCTCCGGGAAGGGTGATCTCGATGTGGCGTCTGGGGTAGACGGAGGCGAAGCGCTCCCGGTCGACGCCCTCGTCCCCGTCGTCGAGTTCGTCGTCGACCTCGGCACCGATGACCTCGGCCTCGTGCTCCAACTGCTGGGTCCGGGACTCGTAGACGGACTGGTAGGCCAGCGCGCCCAACGGCAGGCCGAGCAGCATGACCGCGATGATGGTCACCACCAGGGTGGAGAACAGCATCCGCCTGCGCATACCACTCCTCGCTTCCGCGACGCCGCGTTCCTCCTGGCGGGGCGCCGCGGGTCAGCTAATCGCGCTCGAAGCGGAAACCGACTCCCCGCACAGTCGTGATGTAGGCCGGCTCGTGCGCGTCGTCCCCGAGTTTCCGGCGCAGCCATGAAATGTGCATGTCGAGGGTTTTCGTCGACCCCCACCAGTTGGTGTCCCACACGTCACGCATGATCTGCTCCCGGGTGACGACCTTACCGGCGTCCCGTACGAGGATACGCAGAAGGTCGAATTCTTTGGTGGTGAGTTGCAATTCCCGGTCGCCGATCCAGGCGCGCCGGGAGTCGCTGTCGATACGCACGCCGTGGACGACCGGAACCTCCGTCCCGCCTCTGCGCAGCAGTGCGCGGACCCGGGCGAGCAGTTCGGCGAGACGGAAGGGCTTCGTCACGTAGTCGTCGGCGCCCGCGTCGAGCCCCACCACGGTGTCCACCTCGTCGGCAC is part of the Haloactinospora alba genome and encodes:
- a CDS encoding sensor histidine kinase; this encodes MRRRMLFSTLVVTIIAVMLLGLPLGALAYQSVYESRTQQLEHEAEVIGAEVDDELDDGDEGVDRERFASVYPRRHIEITLPGEQDPVSTGGWEIDPHGADAPDTLHASATSAEGAEVDVWRDTERVESNVFSAWLGIASLSLMAIGVAVGLAVLQARRLTLPLVDLASTAEQLGSGVASPQGHRYGIPEADRVAEVLDRSAERITSLIATERHFATDASHQLRTPLTALSMRLEELIAEADNPEVVREEGEAALAQTERLVEIVEHLLGRARRSQNPEVEPVDVDSVLERFVHEWGPLFGQSGRKLRTTGTEGLTAMTTDSDLSQILAALVENAHKHGAGTVTIHRVRDGGSVRVEVSDEGEGVPDELAGRIFDREVTGGDGTGLGLALARHIAESEGARIELKHSRPTTFALFFPVPPEGARTATGPV
- a CDS encoding response regulator transcription factor, which gives rise to MTCVLLAEDDTSISEPLARALRREGYSVEMTVSGTETLDRARSMEVDLMILDLGLPEMDGLEVARRLRTDGQTTPILILTARADEVDTVVGLDAGADDYVTKPFRLAELLARVRALLRRGGTEVPVVHGVRIDSDSRRAWIGDRELQLTTKEFDLLRILVRDAGKVVTREQIMRDVWDTNWWGSTKTLDMHISWLRRKLGDDAHEPAYITTVRGVGFRFERD